In a genomic window of Alkalibaculum bacchi:
- a CDS encoding cell division protein SepF, translating to MAKDSWGKVKNLLGLEIEDEYDDDEFEEEFEEEEVEERPVYKSKVKKDKGIAMTTATTAEKNSKVLVVEPVLFNDAPVICDNLKKNKTVVVNLEKADFEEGRKIFDFLNGAVYALDGTIQKISENVFILAPNTVDVIAESIDSSTTSDLLNWKFDK from the coding sequence ATGGCTAAGGATTCTTGGGGAAAAGTAAAAAATCTTTTAGGTTTAGAAATAGAGGATGAATACGATGATGATGAATTTGAAGAGGAATTCGAAGAGGAAGAAGTAGAGGAAAGACCAGTTTATAAATCAAAAGTAAAGAAGGATAAGGGGATTGCCATGACAACTGCCACAACTGCAGAAAAAAATTCAAAAGTGTTAGTAGTAGAACCTGTACTTTTTAATGATGCACCTGTCATTTGTGACAATTTAAAAAAGAATAAAACAGTAGTTGTTAATTTAGAAAAGGCAGACTTTGAAGAAGGTAGAAAGATTTTTGATTTTTTAAATGGGGCAGTTTATGCATTAGATGGTACCATACAAAAAATCAGTGAAAATGTATTTATTCTTGCACCGAACACTGTTGATGTTATTGCTGAAAGTATTGATTCTTCTACGACGAGTGATTTATTAAACTGGAAATTTGATAAGTAG
- a CDS encoding RluA family pseudouridine synthase, producing MEEKIELIVEESDEGMRIDQYISDNISQLSRTYIKKLIDDSKITVNGKEVKASYKLQGKDEVLINLPEPESLEIEPQNIPIDIVYEDNHVLVVNKPQGMVVHPAPGNYKDTLVNALLYHIDKLSDINGVLRPGIVHRIDKDTSGLLVVAKSDLAHKSLSVQLKEHTITRKYTALVEGIIQEETGIVDAPIGRHVKDRKKMTVTDRNAKDAKTHFKILKRFSKYTLIECKLETGRTHQIRVHMSYIGHPVVGDLTYGLKRQKLYSKGQLLHASTIGFTHPETGEYVEFSCPIPEYFEKVLQELGGNSSTF from the coding sequence ATGGAAGAGAAAATTGAGTTAATTGTAGAAGAATCAGATGAAGGTATGCGAATCGATCAGTATATAAGTGATAATATTTCACAACTATCGAGAACCTATATCAAAAAGCTAATAGACGACAGTAAAATTACGGTTAATGGCAAAGAAGTAAAAGCTAGTTATAAGCTGCAGGGAAAAGATGAGGTCTTAATAAATCTTCCAGAGCCAGAGTCATTAGAAATCGAACCACAAAACATTCCTATTGATATTGTATATGAGGATAATCATGTCCTGGTTGTGAACAAACCTCAAGGTATGGTCGTTCACCCTGCTCCAGGTAATTACAAAGATACCCTTGTTAATGCTTTGCTTTACCATATTGATAAGCTTTCTGATATCAATGGGGTCCTTCGTCCAGGAATTGTACACCGAATAGATAAAGACACATCAGGCCTTTTGGTCGTAGCCAAAAGTGATTTGGCTCATAAATCTTTGAGTGTACAACTTAAGGAGCACACTATTACGCGAAAATACACCGCATTAGTAGAGGGAATTATTCAAGAGGAAACAGGTATTGTAGACGCACCTATAGGAAGGCATGTAAAAGACCGAAAAAAAATGACCGTTACAGATCGAAATGCGAAAGATGCCAAAACCCATTTTAAGATATTAAAACGATTTAGCAAGTATACACTTATAGAATGTAAGCTAGAGACAGGTAGAACCCATCAAATAAGAGTTCATATGAGCTATATTGGCCATCCAGTAGTAGGAGATCTTACTTACGGTTTAAAGAGACAAAAACTCTACTCAAAAGGTCAGCTCCTCCACGCCTCCACCATAGGCTTTACCCACCCTGAGACAGGAGAGTATGTGGAATTTAGCTGCCCTATACCTGAGTACTTTGAGAAGGTGCTGCAGGAGCTAGGCGGTAACAGTTCTACGTTCTAA
- a CDS encoding GNAT family N-acetyltransferase, which translates to MNIIIENGAKSDVDQIAQLYDDLNDFLKSGINYPGWKKGIYPNREDAEAGVAKRTLYVAKIAEKIVGSIILNHEPEPAYSKTSWKHKNADYSSIFVVHTFAVHPSHLKNGLGRYGLHHFKLYEKVL; encoded by the coding sequence ATGAACATTATTATTGAAAATGGTGCAAAATCTGATGTAGACCAAATCGCACAGCTTTATGATGATTTGAATGATTTTCTAAAAAGCGGAATTAATTATCCCGGATGGAAAAAAGGCATCTATCCAAATCGTGAAGATGCAGAAGCAGGTGTTGCAAAGAGAACGCTTTATGTTGCAAAAATCGCAGAAAAAATTGTTGGCTCTATTATATTGAATCATGAGCCTGAGCCTGCTTACAGCAAGACAAGCTGGAAACATAAAAATGCTGATTATTCTAGCATCTTTGTGGTACATACATTTGCCGTTCACCCCTCCCATCTAAAAAATGGGCTTGGCAGATATGGATTACATCATTTTAAGTTATATGAGAAAGTGCTATAA
- a CDS encoding VOC family protein yields MHIKHITLRVKNMEESINFYETITELKISRRFTSGPTELAFLTNGEGETEIELLYMPEGQTFEGKGMFICFETDKLNEMHKMAQDKGLNPSPIQNPGDDTCYFYVYDPNGVSIQLRVFPK; encoded by the coding sequence ATGCACATAAAACATATTACTTTAAGAGTTAAAAATATGGAAGAATCCATAAATTTTTATGAAACAATTACAGAACTAAAGATCTCACGACGTTTTACATCAGGTCCTACAGAATTGGCGTTTTTGACAAATGGAGAAGGAGAAACGGAAATTGAGCTTCTTTATATGCCAGAAGGTCAAACTTTTGAAGGCAAGGGTATGTTTATTTGCTTTGAAACAGATAAACTTAATGAGATGCATAAGATGGCACAGGACAAAGGCCTTAACCCATCGCCTATTCAAAACCCAGGAGACGACACTTGCTATTTCTACGTATACGATCCAAACGGCGTGTCTATTCAGCTGAGAGTCTTTCCTAAATAG
- a CDS encoding YggT family protein, translating to MYYTLLRAGSVLFQLISLLIFVNVIFSWIRPNRDNPIVQIIYNMTEPILEPLRRITIFGPMDFSPLLALILIDFVVEPVYRLILGMIFL from the coding sequence ATGTATTATACATTGTTACGGGCAGGAAGTGTCTTGTTTCAATTAATATCTTTATTAATATTTGTAAATGTGATTTTTAGTTGGATTCGGCCTAACAGAGATAATCCTATTGTTCAGATTATATACAATATGACAGAACCTATTTTAGAGCCCTTAAGAAGGATTACCATTTTTGGCCCTATGGACTTCTCACCGTTATTAGCCCTGATACTCATTGACTTTGTCGTGGAACCGGTTTATCGTTTGATACTAGGGATGATTTTTCTATGA
- a CDS encoding Rqc2 family fibronectin-binding protein — translation MPFDGITTFSVVQELRDKLIHGKINKIYQPESDEILLNINNRGNKYSLLISANNNNPRIHLTEHTKNNPLAPPMFCMLLRKNIQNSTILEVNQLGLDRIVEIRLRTKNELGDTVTKRLVVEIMGRHSNITLINEPEEVIVDSIKRVGKNISTFREVLPGRVYKTPPQDKNEPIGVNREQFFSLLHGYGQNKTLYKFIIDTFIGVSPPLSHEICHRAKINSDKPLSELTDENEDSLYSVFSDLYSHLEDHLQSLMYTNENKSKVYDFSAIDYTYYELYHKTDYPSISSLLEEYYYLRDSLSRIQNRSSSMVQMLNNKLERDYHKLDKQIKEFQDAEDAEIYRKYGELITSQIYLLKGGQKSAVLSDYYTGEEIEIPLSVQLSPSENAQKYFKKYNKGKRAKEYLKEQMSITKEEIYYLESQIDNIRKCTEIEEFNEIKEDLIENGYLKAQGRKKSNKKESTISQPMKYIYEGVEIYVGKNNKQNEYLTTKFAAKTDLWLHVKDMPGSHVIVKKNADKVDDKLLYTAALLAAYYSKGKESSNIPIDYTAVKYVKKPKGAKTGMVIYTDQKTLYVTPKEDEVLKIDRVD, via the coding sequence ATGCCATTTGACGGAATTACTACTTTTTCGGTAGTTCAGGAACTAAGAGATAAATTAATTCACGGAAAAATCAATAAAATATACCAACCTGAATCTGATGAAATACTATTAAATATTAATAATAGAGGCAACAAGTACAGCTTGCTTATTTCTGCTAATAACAATAACCCTAGAATCCACTTGACAGAGCATACAAAGAACAATCCTTTAGCTCCTCCTATGTTTTGTATGCTTCTGCGTAAAAACATTCAAAATTCTACTATTTTAGAGGTCAATCAATTGGGTTTAGATCGAATTGTTGAAATACGTCTTCGCACCAAAAACGAATTGGGAGATACTGTAACTAAGAGATTAGTAGTAGAGATTATGGGCAGACATAGCAATATTACACTCATTAATGAACCTGAGGAGGTTATCGTAGATAGCATTAAAAGAGTAGGTAAAAATATCAGCACCTTTAGAGAAGTATTGCCTGGCAGAGTATACAAAACACCTCCACAGGACAAAAATGAGCCAATTGGCGTAAACAGAGAACAGTTTTTTTCTCTTTTACATGGCTATGGTCAAAACAAAACCCTTTATAAATTTATTATAGATACTTTTATAGGTGTTAGCCCACCATTATCTCATGAAATATGCCATAGAGCAAAAATAAACAGCGATAAACCTCTATCCGAATTAACAGATGAAAATGAAGATTCCCTATACAGTGTATTTAGTGATCTCTATAGTCATTTAGAAGACCATTTGCAATCTCTTATGTACACCAATGAAAACAAGAGCAAAGTCTATGATTTTTCTGCTATTGATTACACCTACTACGAGTTGTACCATAAGACGGATTACCCTTCGATATCTAGCCTTTTAGAGGAGTATTATTACTTAAGAGACTCTCTCTCTCGAATTCAAAACAGATCCTCAAGCATGGTGCAAATGCTAAATAACAAATTAGAAAGAGACTATCACAAATTAGACAAGCAAATCAAAGAATTTCAAGATGCAGAAGATGCTGAAATCTATAGAAAATACGGTGAACTTATTACAAGTCAAATATATTTATTAAAAGGAGGGCAAAAATCTGCAGTTTTATCTGATTATTACACAGGAGAAGAGATTGAAATCCCCCTCTCTGTTCAATTATCACCATCGGAAAATGCACAAAAATACTTTAAAAAATACAATAAAGGGAAAAGAGCAAAAGAATACTTAAAAGAGCAAATGTCTATTACAAAAGAAGAGATTTATTATCTTGAAAGCCAAATTGACAATATACGAAAATGTACTGAAATAGAAGAATTTAATGAGATCAAAGAAGATCTGATTGAAAATGGATACTTGAAGGCTCAAGGTCGAAAAAAGTCGAACAAAAAAGAATCCACTATATCCCAACCTATGAAGTATATCTACGAGGGAGTAGAAATTTACGTAGGAAAAAACAATAAACAAAACGAATATTTGACTACAAAATTTGCAGCAAAGACAGACTTGTGGCTACATGTAAAAGACATGCCTGGCTCTCATGTCATTGTAAAAAAAAATGCAGATAAAGTAGATGACAAACTCCTCTATACAGCAGCCCTTCTAGCCGCCTACTACAGCAAAGGCAAAGAATCCAGTAATATTCCTATAGACTACACAGCTGTAAAATACGTAAAAAAACCTAAGGGGGCTAAGACAGGTATGGTTATTTATACAGATCAGAAGACTCTGTATGTAACGCCGAAAGAGGATGAAGTGCTTAAGATTGATCGGGTAGACTAG
- a CDS encoding YlmH/Sll1252 family protein, producing MSQKYNNTDIMVKKISYQAERLSDGLAFFDFYDPSQQRRIEGELKHEPVDLAFFGGHEFCERKMLCLSTEEIEEGIPWPIVLCRCEVDFEVHHRMVLGAVMSLGIAREIIGDIIIDEKCIQIVVKEHIADFIAVNFVRLSNRKIQFEVLPISQIEVKAPEFEFGNISIASFRLDAIISSACGISREAATDLIKGGRVKINHEEKTKSSQIAKIGDLFSVKGKGRFILEDFSGTTKKGRNKIVIKKYV from the coding sequence ATGAGTCAAAAGTATAATAACACAGATATTATGGTAAAAAAGATAAGTTATCAGGCAGAAAGATTATCTGATGGCTTAGCTTTTTTTGATTTTTATGACCCTTCACAGCAGAGGCGTATCGAAGGGGAATTAAAACACGAGCCTGTAGATCTGGCTTTTTTTGGAGGGCATGAATTTTGTGAGCGAAAGATGTTATGCTTGTCTACAGAAGAGATCGAAGAAGGAATACCTTGGCCTATCGTTCTATGTCGATGTGAAGTGGATTTTGAAGTTCATCACAGAATGGTTTTAGGTGCGGTTATGAGTTTAGGTATTGCCAGGGAAATTATTGGGGATATTATTATTGATGAAAAGTGTATTCAAATAGTAGTTAAGGAGCATATTGCAGATTTTATTGCTGTAAATTTTGTTAGATTGAGTAATCGCAAGATACAATTTGAAGTGCTCCCTATAAGTCAAATAGAAGTAAAAGCACCAGAGTTTGAATTTGGCAATATAAGTATCGCTTCCTTTCGTTTAGACGCGATTATCAGTAGTGCTTGTGGGATTTCTAGAGAAGCTGCCACAGATCTGATAAAAGGTGGCAGGGTAAAGATTAATCATGAAGAGAAGACAAAATCTTCTCAAATAGCTAAGATTGGTGATTTATTTTCTGTAAAAGGAAAAGGTCGATTTATTTTAGAGGATTTTAGTGGTACCACAAAAAAAGGAAGAAATAAAATAGTCATAAAAAAATATGTGTGA
- a CDS encoding HlyD family efflux transporter periplasmic adaptor subunit, which yields MSNKKKKSQNTVWIGLAIVTIVILLWVNHNSKKVELLYARQYSESYETQALVIRNEEVAHLDQQIDFEVKEGQRVGLNQTLSNSSSISFSDYFNREIDIINWLIDNKAYQEENLFSSDIEKIDKDIEKLNSDIKWAKNFGNEDKLKVLNSEKDQLTKKKSYILKSFQYLGADEESLLELKKEYSSQNDTTGSKITAKKLNISFPGYIYFQSDGYESLLNTNILQYLTPEYIKELKNYNGSDDSNYKQTVKIIDDTYMYLSIILPREVFLRQEEQVLKVKEQIMESIKTKDLSTYYHHLNSQFGDLRAMPMISFHYNEENYKGHAVDIIEYGQEKILLIQLKEQLPPDFYTRRQVDIDLVTYSDSGYIIPEKSIVQKDGKDNIVIMSKGSLKEYIEVKINRKKGKDVFLDKTDNEDIKEGAALIINP from the coding sequence ATGTCGAATAAAAAGAAAAAATCTCAAAACACGGTTTGGATAGGATTGGCTATTGTGACCATAGTGATTTTATTATGGGTCAATCACAATAGCAAAAAAGTTGAGTTACTATATGCAAGACAATATTCTGAATCCTATGAAACTCAGGCTCTCGTTATACGAAACGAAGAAGTGGCTCATTTAGATCAACAGATTGATTTTGAAGTTAAAGAGGGTCAAAGAGTAGGTCTAAATCAAACGCTCTCTAATTCTAGTAGTATTTCCTTTAGTGATTATTTTAATAGGGAAATCGACATCATCAATTGGCTTATAGATAATAAAGCTTATCAAGAAGAAAATCTGTTTTCTAGTGATATTGAAAAGATTGACAAGGATATTGAAAAGCTTAATAGTGATATTAAATGGGCAAAGAATTTTGGCAATGAGGACAAGCTAAAAGTATTAAATTCCGAAAAAGACCAATTAACCAAGAAAAAAAGCTATATATTAAAGTCCTTTCAATATCTAGGAGCTGATGAAGAAAGCCTTCTTGAACTAAAAAAAGAGTATAGTTCTCAAAACGATACCACTGGGTCAAAGATCACAGCTAAAAAATTAAATATCAGCTTCCCAGGGTATATTTATTTTCAATCTGATGGCTATGAAAGTTTATTAAATACAAATATTTTGCAGTATTTGACGCCTGAATACATAAAAGAATTAAAGAATTATAATGGTAGCGATGATTCTAATTATAAGCAAACCGTTAAAATAATAGATGATACTTATATGTATCTCTCCATTATATTGCCTAGAGAAGTATTTTTAAGACAGGAAGAACAAGTACTAAAAGTAAAAGAACAAATTATGGAGTCTATTAAGACCAAAGATTTGAGTACATATTACCATCACTTAAACAGTCAGTTTGGAGATTTAAGAGCTATGCCTATGATTTCTTTTCATTATAATGAAGAGAACTATAAAGGGCATGCCGTCGATATCATAGAATATGGTCAAGAAAAAATTCTCTTAATTCAATTAAAAGAGCAGCTTCCACCTGATTTTTATACTCGCAGGCAAGTAGATATTGATCTTGTGACGTATTCTGACTCAGGATATATTATCCCTGAAAAGTCTATTGTTCAAAAAGATGGGAAAGATAATATTGTTATCATGAGCAAGGGGTCTTTAAAAGAATATATAGAGGTTAAAATCAATCGTAAAAAAGGTAAAGATGTATTCTTAGACAAAACAGACAATGAAGACATCAAGGAAGGCGCAGCATTAATCATAAATCCGTAG
- a CDS encoding YggS family pyridoxal phosphate-dependent enzyme produces the protein MNIEKKLDQIMKEIPQNVTLVAVTKHRSIEEIQRVVDYGIKDLGENRVQELLDKYDKIKGDIRWHLIGHLQTNKVKYIIDKVDLIHSVDSVKLAKEINTQAKKHGRIMRVLIQVNVSMEDSKFGIEVEEVESFLQQISHESNISVVGFMTMAPFTENIEETRHIFRKMHEIYDKIKDNQDAFKNVNIETLSMGMTNDYPIAIEEGSNLVRIGRGIFV, from the coding sequence ATGAATATAGAAAAAAAATTAGATCAAATTATGAAAGAAATACCTCAAAACGTAACACTAGTAGCTGTTACAAAGCATAGAAGTATAGAGGAAATTCAAAGAGTTGTAGACTATGGGATAAAAGACTTAGGTGAAAACCGAGTTCAAGAGCTACTGGATAAATACGACAAGATTAAAGGAGATATTAGGTGGCATTTAATCGGACATCTGCAGACTAATAAAGTAAAGTACATTATAGACAAAGTAGATTTAATTCACTCGGTAGATTCTGTAAAGCTAGCTAAAGAAATCAATACTCAAGCAAAAAAACATGGACGAATCATGAGAGTCTTAATTCAAGTAAATGTATCGATGGAAGATAGCAAGTTTGGCATAGAGGTAGAAGAGGTAGAATCTTTTCTCCAGCAAATCTCTCATGAAAGCAATATCTCTGTAGTAGGCTTTATGACTATGGCGCCTTTTACTGAAAACATTGAAGAAACTCGTCATATTTTTAGAAAAATGCACGAAATATATGATAAAATAAAAGATAATCAAGATGCATTTAAAAATGTAAATATTGAGACTTTGTCTATGGGGATGACTAATGATTACCCTATTGCAATAGAAGAGGGTTCTAACCTAGTTAGAATAGGACGAGGTATTTTTGTATAA
- a CDS encoding FmdE family protein: protein MNKELWEKCVNFHGHECGGLAIGFKAALGAIEELGLNFSQDEELLCITENDACGVDAVQVITGCTMGKGNLMYKGTGKMAFTFLNRKENKSVRLMLNPFHEDMNQKQRREFLLLADYRDVFKITYPKIQVPEKARGFQTIICDKCQEGAADHKIRMMNGQKLCLDCFEPYTRGWD from the coding sequence ATGAATAAAGAATTATGGGAAAAATGTGTTAATTTTCATGGACATGAGTGTGGAGGTCTGGCTATTGGATTTAAGGCAGCCTTAGGAGCAATTGAAGAGTTGGGATTAAACTTTTCTCAAGATGAAGAGCTTTTATGTATCACTGAAAACGATGCCTGCGGAGTAGATGCTGTTCAAGTAATTACAGGATGTACTATGGGAAAAGGAAATCTTATGTATAAAGGTACTGGGAAAATGGCATTTACATTTTTAAATCGAAAGGAAAACAAAAGCGTTCGATTAATGCTTAATCCATTTCATGAAGATATGAATCAAAAACAAAGAAGAGAATTTTTACTGCTCGCTGATTATAGAGATGTATTTAAAATTACATATCCAAAAATACAAGTACCTGAAAAGGCTCGTGGTTTTCAAACAATTATATGTGATAAATGCCAAGAAGGCGCTGCAGACCATAAAATTCGAATGATGAATGGGCAAAAGCTTTGTTTAGACTGCTTTGAACCCTATACAAGAGGTTGGGATTAG
- a CDS encoding metallophosphoesterase, with product MIKINKRIYGFVIALIVIFIIYALWQNNCVRMTKYEYKNAKIPEGFNGYRILQISDLHNKNFHGLLDKLVEESNPDIIVITGDLIDRRNTDIKTATELVKRLSIMVPTYYVTGNHEQLSDKYNELMKEMKKLDVRFLDNSYITLSNKGDEVGLMGVADPAIVQSESTYLWNDNQKYMIESIKELYKNVKTNFNILLSHRPELLNVYKDSGVDLVFSGHAHGGQVILPLIGALVAPNQGFIPKYTEGIYSKNSTSMAVSRGLGNSIIPIRINNPPELVLITLKRE from the coding sequence ATGATAAAAATAAATAAAAGGATATATGGATTTGTGATTGCTTTAATTGTAATCTTTATCATATATGCCCTATGGCAAAACAACTGTGTTAGGATGACAAAATACGAGTACAAGAATGCTAAAATACCAGAAGGTTTTAATGGTTATAGAATTCTTCAAATATCTGACTTACATAATAAAAACTTTCATGGGTTATTAGATAAATTAGTGGAAGAGAGTAATCCTGATATTATTGTAATCACCGGTGATTTAATTGATAGAAGAAATACCGATATTAAAACAGCTACAGAACTAGTTAAACGATTATCTATTATGGTACCTACCTATTATGTTACGGGAAATCACGAGCAATTATCAGATAAGTATAACGAGCTAATGAAAGAAATGAAAAAGCTAGATGTTCGTTTTCTTGATAATTCTTATATAACATTATCCAATAAAGGAGACGAAGTAGGTTTAATGGGGGTAGCGGATCCTGCTATAGTTCAAAGTGAAAGTACTTATCTTTGGAATGATAATCAAAAATATATGATAGAGAGTATTAAAGAATTATACAAAAATGTTAAAACAAATTTTAATATTTTGCTTTCTCATAGACCTGAACTATTAAATGTATATAAAGATTCCGGGGTAGATCTTGTTTTTAGTGGTCATGCGCACGGTGGTCAAGTTATACTTCCACTTATAGGTGCTTTAGTAGCTCCAAACCAAGGTTTTATTCCAAAGTATACAGAAGGGATATATAGTAAAAACTCAACTTCAATGGCCGTAAGTAGAGGTCTAGGCAATAGCATAATTCCAATACGAATTAATAATCCACCCGAACTAGTCTTGATCACTTTAAAAAGGGAATAA